Proteins from one Ricinus communis isolate WT05 ecotype wild-type chromosome 9, ASM1957865v1, whole genome shotgun sequence genomic window:
- the LOC8280885 gene encoding proteasome subunit beta type-2-A — protein MECVFGLVGNDFAIVASDTSAVHSILVHKSNEDKIMVLDSHKLIAASGEPGDRVQFTEYIQKNVSLYQFRNGIPLSTAAAANFTRGELATALRKNPYSVNILLAGYDKETGPSLYYIDYIATLHKVDKGAFGYGSYFSLAMMDRHFHSGMSVEEAIDLVDKCILEIRSRLVVAPPNFVIKIVDKDGAREYAWRESVKDVPAA, from the exons ATGGAGTGCGTATTTGGATTAGTAGGCAACGATTTCGCAATAGTAGCATCCGATACATCGGCCGTACACAGCATCCTCGTCCACAAGTCCAATGAAGACAAAATCATGGTCCTCGATTCTCACAAACTCATCGCCGCCAGCGGTGAACCCGGCGACAG AGTTCAATTCACGGAGTATATACAGAAGAATGTGTCGCTGTATCAGTTTCGTAACGGAATCCCTTTGAgtactgctgctgctgctaacTTCACTCGTGGAGAGCTTGCTACTGCTTTgagaaag AACCCGTACTCTGTGAACATCCTTCTGGCTGGCTATGACAAGGAGACTGGTCCTTCTCTCTACTACATTGACTATATTGCTACCCTTCACAAAGTTGATAAGGGAGCATTTGGGTATGGGTCCTATTTTTCTCTCGCCATGATGGACAGACACTTCCATAGTGGCATGTCAGTGGAAGAAGCAATTGATTTGGTTGATAAGTGCATATTGGAGATCCGATCCAGGTTGGTCGTGGCACCACCAAATTTTGTGATCAAGATTGTTGACAAGGATGGAGCAAGGGAGTATGCCTGGCGTGAAAGTGTCAAGGATGTTCCAGCAGCCTGA
- the LOC125371113 gene encoding major pollen allergen Ole e 6-like, translating to MANNKVAALLVMCLVLVAAVELLPQAGADKFASCFNNCEQECKASGQGQTFCEMKCDTDCFNKDVAARLKFPINP from the exons atggcaAACAACAAGGTTGCTGCACTGTTGGTTATGTGCCTTGTTCTTGTTGCTGCTGTCGAGCTACTTCCTCAAGCCGGGGCTGACAAATTTGCCTCTTGCTTCAACAACTGCGAGCAGGAATGCAAGGCTTCCGGACAGGGCCAGACCTTCTGCGAAATGAAGTGCGACACTGACTGCTTCAACAAAGATGTTGCTG CGAGGCTGAAATTCCCTATTAATCCATGA